A window of Eucalyptus grandis isolate ANBG69807.140 chromosome 4, ASM1654582v1, whole genome shotgun sequence genomic DNA:
GATAATTTCAAGGTTGTGTAACCGATGTAACCTAAGCGACACAAATTGTTTGTATATGAATCTCCCATGACAATACATCCAAATTTCAATCTTTGTACATTGTATTCCaccggaaaaaccaaaaaaaaatccggaCAGCATTTCCGGTGCTTGAATGAAATAGCCGGTTGTGGATTCCCATCTGAATCGACATGCATAAATTTCTTGATCAAGAAATCCAATCTCCGGGTGACGATGGTATTTTTTATTGATGTGTTGAAAGATCGTATGTATCAAGAAAATAGGTTCACTTGTTGGAGCAAGCTGTCAACATATCGGACATACTCAACAATCTAGAATTTAGGTAGGGCAACCCTTAAATCGCATCTAATTGGCAACCAGAATGTTGCCTCGACTAACAAAAATAGCCAATTATATACTAGTCCATGAAATGATTTGACCTCAGGAAAAGTACTataaaagtcttaaatttattgcaataatattaattcagtcttaaacatttttatttgaccaatttaatcttaactTTTTTACGTTGGTATCAATTCAgaccatttggccaatttaagcCGGAAATTACTAACGTGAATGCCGGTGGTTTTACATAACATGGTTAGCGTTAATGTGGACATTTTAAAcaatattctaatatttttttggatttttttgcatttttaaaataatcttttcctctctttttttccttattttcccctctccctcttctttgctttttcttttttacggTGGCCAGTGATGGTCCTGGCCACCAACCACATCCATGGCTAGCGAGGGCTAGCCTCGCCCTCACCAATCATAGCAAATGGTCGACCTCATCGGGCCTCCCCTAGGCAAGGGCGAGGTTGGTTGGGCCTCATTGTCACATAAGCAAGGCTCACTAGGCCTCGCCCTCACCCAGGCAAGCATTGGTGAGGCTAGCCCTCACTCAAGCGAGACGCGGCAAGGACGCTCTGGCCTAGGTGATGGTtagcctcgccagatttggcgagagGGCCTCACCTTGCCGTGCGTGGACGGTCAACGCTCACCCTTGCCCAGGGGTGGCCCATTGAGGCCAATCATTGCTTGCAGCCGGCGAGAGTGACCCAGGCGAGGCCAGCCCTCACTAGCCATGGCTATGTCCAGTGGCCAACGATAGCCATTGGCAAAAAGTCAAAgcaaagaagagggaaaaaatatatttttaaaaatattctaaaaatattaaaattttattaaaattttctacaATAGTGTTGGACATACCATGTAGGACGGTCAACATTCACATTAATAAATTGTTGCCTAAATTGGCCAGATTtattgaattggtataaatgtgaaaatgtttaggattaaattggtctaattaaaagtttaatacCGAATTAATAccaatacaatatatttatgacttttttagtacttttctcATTTGATCATTGTGAAGCATCACATATTATCAGAATggcaagtttttttttgggtcaaaaataACTTTAGATTACTAACTCAAAGATGAATTACAACCAGTACCAAATTCGAGACTTAAAATTAACCAAAGGGAATGAGGGGGATAAGCAACCCAGTTGGATGGTAGGGTTCCAGCTCGGTTGGCCTTGGCTACCCAATTCGCAACACGAATTGCTTCTCTAGGctcatattttagtttaattccTACTCCTAGTTGGGCCAATAGAAGACCACAATCCTGGATGATGGACATAGAAGTCCAAGGGATTTCCATTTGGCCCATGACACAATTCACAGCATCTAAGTTGTTTGAAGCTATCTCCACGTgcagaagactttgactttggtGTACTTGTGCACAACTCAACTCACGCCTCAAATTTATCCACGAGAGAGCTTCTCTAATTGCTAGGGTTTCAGCTACAAACGCAGAGGGGGCTCGGATTTGCTTTGCGAACCCATCTATGAGTGTTCCATCTTCATTTCTATAGATCCCCGCAACCGATCCTTCCATCGTGGAGCTACACCATGAGCCGTCAACGTTCAGTTTCAGAGATCTTAGAAGCGGTGGGTTCCAGCTTTTTGTTGGAGGACGGATCGCTGAGTTTGATCGAACCATGTTGGTATTCCATCTTGCGAACAATTGGGTGTATATGATTAGCTTCTTCCATGAGTTGTTTTGGACGAGGTTTGCATCCTTgaaagatgaaggcatttctcgACTTCCAAATTTGCCAGAAGACTCCTACAAACAGAGCCTTGGATGGAGGGGTGGCTTTCGAGGTAAGAATTTTACATACCTTTTTGTCGATTCGAGTAATACTTGTTAGGGAGGTATCGACTTCAAGTTTGGGATCTAACCCTATCTCCTTTGTCCAggcacataaaaaaataaaaaatgtttgatTGATTCTGGAGCATGGCCGCATAAAGGACATAACGAGTCAGGTATCATATTCCTCCTGTAAAGGTTCTCTTTGGTAGGAAGAACATTGTTGCAAACACTCCACAATAGGAATCTGATTTTGGGATAGGTTTGTAGTTTCCAAATCTCAGTCCACAATCGTTTGGGATTCTGATAAGAAGTTGATGCCGAATGCTCTATTTGAGTTGTCCCTTGGGTGCAAAGTTTGTTATAGCCACTTTTTACTTTGTACAAGCCTAAACTGTTCGCTGTCCAAAGTAGTTTGTCTGGCCTAGGGTTTAGGCTTAGGGGAGTAGCTAATATTTCTTGTACAATACTATCTCCAAAAGTCTCATTAAGTAATTGTAAGTTCCATTCCTGGATCTCTAATTAATCAAGTCCGCTACAAAGTGGGGATCACTTTGATTTGTAGGACCTCCAACTTTCCCAGATAGCAACCACCTATCCTCTTTATTCTTGATGTTTTTCCCATCGCCTACCTCCCATTTGATCTCCGGTTCAATAACATCTCTTCCCAATTagtatactttgccaaccccagGAGGGTCTAGGGCCTTTTTTAGCGTTCCAAAAATCTCCTCTAGGAAAGTAAAGTCCTCTAAAAATTCTGCTCTATAACGGTGGACATTTGTCCACTTGCATCAACAATTGTTACCATGTATTGCCGCTTGTCAATTACGACCCGACTACCGGCTACGAAGGATGTCTACGTAAGATAAAGAGGCTCATTCAAGTGACGGGTTTGACTGTTGAGGATCCTTATCTGAACACTCATCATCCCCATTCTCTTTTAAATTCTAACTTAATTATCAGAAATTGTCCAATTAGCCATAACCAATTCTAcgaatgtcaatttaattatataatttcCGATTTAGTTAATTTATTCCTAAACCATTGTAGgaaatttcaatgtagtttTTCCACCTAATTTTCGTAAAAAAATCACTGATATATCTAGCTATCCTACATGGCACACCACTTTGTAGCGGTTTCTAGTAAAAATTAGACAAAAaggattatattggaattttatgcgaaagtttaaaactaaattgacaaaattaaaaatattaagattaaattagcatcCGTACAATAATTTAGGACCGATTCAATAATTTTCCTGACTATTCCGGGTCCTATACCCGGATGCCTTGGCTCGCGTCATCTGTTGCAGATGCGTCCAAAGAGGCTAGGGCCTTGTCTGGTGTGGTGGTTGTCCAAGTTCGGCAATTAACACCGTCGCTTCTGTCGTTGAAGTTGAATACGTAAATTAAAAGCCCTTTTGGAAGCTCCGCTCATGTTGATTGGGCCTGATCGGCACATTGCCGGCGGCGTCCCAGATGCAGAGGACAGGTCCAGTTCCAATGAACCCAAAACTCATCAGGCCCAGCAATTTGACCTCATCATCAATCGTCATAGTATTGAATCTTTTGTCGTGGTTTTTGGGgggaaaatgaaaggaagaaaagaccTCTTGGTGTGGTTCGGAAATTGAAGAGATTTGAGCTGGCACTGAACTTGCCGTGGGTCGCATTTCTTTTGTAGTCAAATTGGATTAATCTATAAGCAACCAGGTTGGACTCCACTGGACATGCAATGGCGTGAGAACTTTGAACAAGTCGTCTCAGGGAAACGTCaggatttttccttcttcatggGGTTAAGACTAAAGACTCAGAAATTCTTGATATTTTCGTGATTTCTTTGAATCTCCCGAAGTGGAGCATATGATGTGGTGTGAATGATCCTGTCTCTGGctaaaaggaagggaaaaaaatcttGGACCTTTTCAAGTACTTACATgttgagaaaatgaaattttaagaaGTATATTTGATGTTAGGGTTTGATTGGATTCCCAAAATTTCGATTCCTGATTCGCGTGTTGATTTGACAAGTATGATAAAGAAATCCATAGCCATTGAAATTTTAAGAAGTATAtttgcattcaaagcaaatgATACAAAAATAGGTCGACTCTTCTGTAAATTGTATATGGGCAATCTTGggaggaaaacaaaataaaaatcaaaagaaagggTGGCCACTTTTGGTTCATATGTTTGTCTATTTCTTAAAACGTAACGTCTCAAGCGTGAATTGGTGAAATTTATTGACATTCCACACTTAAATTATAAGGATCTAGGATGTATCACTCAAATCATTAGTCCAGTGCCGGATATAACCTTTTCCCCTGGGCAAGTTGCGCTCCCATTTAGATTATTCTAACATGACCCGTTTACGATCCTTATATCTTACCTTGTCACTTGATGAGGGAGAGTATACTTTGTGAATATGTTATAGTGAGTAAAAATAATAGGGGAGTCACCCACCACTATAATGCAGCCTCTATTTCTCCATACATATTCTTAGCTAAGGTGGGGAAATGGAATTCTGCTTACGTATAGGCACATAGCGAAGCATTgacataatttttaaaattaaaatatacatTAACTACTTCGCATTCCACCACATCAGAGATTTTTCACGGAATAATTcctaataaattttattatttttgtgaattttttaatgtgagGTCCTATAGTCCCACGTTAAATGAGAGACATCTTGTCGCGTAACTCATGAATAAACATCCACCTTCAAAAGGATCATTATGTCGTGTGGTTACCAATATTCTATGTGATGATTCATTCCTCACGGAACGAGTTGAATCGTTACAAAAGATATCAAAGTGTGATCCACTTCGGTAAATGCgtaaattttggacaattattccCATTACGACCCAATGAAGGTAGGGCCTCATTGCTCGGGACGAGAGGGTTCGGACGGGATGCAATTCCCATCGACTTTCAGGGATGGCAAAGGGGGGAAAATATCTACTTACCCACATGAAGAATGAAAAGTATTATCATGCCTTGTGGGCCAACACCGACAAAGGCGTCTGATTTCTAAGTTGGGGAATTTGCGAGACTCCAAAATCTCACATCGGATGCAAATAGCCTATTAAGTGATTTATAAGTCCACACCTTAATTGGCCACCACCTTCTATGGTTACACCAAGAAACTCCAATACAAAAGGATTGGAACGACCAAAAAAACCTCCTATCCCTTCTCATGTGATCACAGCAAATAGAGTAAgccaaaatagaaataactcGCATTCATTCTAGGGATAATCTCCTCGGTTTGGGGAAAGGGTTAGGGTTGTTGTTATATTCAATGGCCGATTtgactttggaaaaaaaaaggcataatTTCACTCTTCAGAGATGTCCCAACAGGTAATTTAGGCAAGTGAGAAATGGGGTCTTAAAATCTTGATAAGGAAGACTTAGTAGGGATTGGTTTTCTATCGGAAGCAAAGTTTTGCTCCCTCTTTTCCAGACAGCAGAGCAACACCATAAAGCGACCTGTCCGAAAGACTCCAAAACCCATTGTAGAACGCAACCCAAATCTCACTCCACAATCAAGCTCTCTCTCCCCGCCGAAACGGAAATCACACAACAATATGATGAAAACCCAGAAGAGAGAACCATCTTCAAGGAAGCGGTCGTAATCAGAATATGTACATTTGTATTACAAAGATGACAAGCTGCTGCACAACACCAAAAGAAGATCCTCAGCATCAAAGAAAACGCACGGAAAATGAACACTTTTCAGACGTGCTTGCACCTCAATTATACAGCTTTCGAGGGCCAAGACATATGTCCTCTAAACCTCCTAGAAATTGACCTAAAAATGGATGCCACTTTGAAACAAAACTGCAACCTAATTCCCACCAATGTAAACTTGGGTTGAATCCCCTAAAGAAGTTGATTAGAAACCCTTGGCCACGGTGTTTTTACATGGTGGGAGCAGACAGTTTACCAGCCTGGTCCAAAACATCCAGCACCTCGCTCCTGCTCCTCACGATCCTGTGGAACACCTCCCTGATCTGCATCTGCAGCGGCACCAGCCCCTCCTCCATCCTCCGGCACGTCTCCGCCAGCTCCGCCGCCCTCACGGCCGCCTCATCCGCCCGCTCCCCCTCGCACGGGAACTGGAACGAGTCCGCAAACTCGGCCAGCACCTGCCCCAGCCGCTCCATCCGCTGCACCTCCTCCATCAGCCCTGCCGTCCCCCGCTTCTCCTTCCGCTTCCACTCCTCCCCGATCTTCTCCTGCAACGCGGTCATGGGCTGCGCCCATGCGAACTGCTTCGGCACCTGCAGGTGCATCGCCAGCCCGGTCCTCTCCTGGCACGGGATGGCCGCCACCAGGGCCGACATCACGAGGACTGTGATTGCGCCCATGATGTACACCGGCAGGGCGAGGCCAGATGACTCTGCACCTCGCGGGACCACCAGGTTCGATGACATGGCCTGAATTCGGAAATCGATCATTAGCCAATAAAGTCGGACCGATCAGAGCTTCAGACAAACGATGAGGAAAATTGACTCTGAAAATCACATTCGATTTGTGGAATAACCAATCTATAGCTTGATAAAACGAGTCAATGTGCACCAAATTCGGGTTAAACGATCTTAAAAGCATTCAATTTTGATTTCAGCGTCAAAAAACGTACTTGAATTTGCTTTGATGCGGACCAATTCTTCGACACGCCCCAGGAGAGCGTCCGGAACTGCACAGCTGCCGATCGATCCTTGTTCGAGCCGGCGCTGCTGCCTCTCCGCCCGAAAGACCAAGTCCTCTCCGTTGACTTGTGGCCGCTGCTCTCCTTATCCTCGGCGGCCAGCACGGCCATCATCGATCCGAGCGCCTTCTTCGCCCGCCGGGCCTGGCCCTCTCCGATTGGCTGCTGCTCGAGGGCGGCGACAGCGATCTCCGAGAGCTTCTGGCAGTGCCTGACGGCGTCGACGCCATGCATGACGGCGTTGCAGACGTCGAGGGCCTTGACGGAGCGGTCGAGGAGCTCGGGGAGGAGGCGGTCGAGGGGGGGCTTGGCGACGACGGAGGGGTCGCGCTCGCGGCCCATGATGAGGAAGGCCTTGAACTCCGCCTCGCAGCAGAGGAAGACGTCGAGGAGCTTCCGGAGCCACGCGAGGGAGAGGAAGGGGGCGTCGGCGGAGGCGGGGGCGGAGgggtcgccgccgtcgccaccgccgtcgGGTGGGGGCTGGGGGAGGAGGGGAGGAGCTCGGAGAAGCGCTCGGCGATGTTGCGCTGGAAGAGGTCGAGGTCCTCGAGCTCCTGCTCATGGTGGCCGTCCATGGAGACGACCTGGTTGCGGCGGATGCTGATGCGGCCCAGGAAGGAGCCCTGGTACTCGGTGGCAGGCATGGCGTTTCTGGGTCTCCTCGTTTCTTCTCGCTTGTTCTCTGTTGCTGGTACCCAAAAGGATGGACAATCGATGACGAAGGtgaatgaaaaagagagagagagagagagagagagagaggagtgaagACAAAAGAGATGGATTATAATAAGGGTTAAAGAAGGACGGTTGGGGCAGTTATACGTTCGAGAGAGATGGGTGGTGGTCAAGGCATGCGACcgtttctcctcctcttttgctttcctgttcttcctttctttcccttccttGTACTGAGTAGAGATACTAATATTCTCTGCTCAGCTTCTTTCCCAATCTGCCCCTTCACGTGCCCCGTAATTATTGGAAGGACCTTTTCCGTTTAGGGTTTTGTATTTATGGTGGCTTGTGGGATGTTTTGGGAGCGTGGCCTAGCGGCACATGAACGTCATGTGGACGGAATTTTTGGCCTAGGTTCCGTCCAATGCTTATCACATGTGGTGGGTGTAAAGGAAATGGTTGTCGTGGAAAGAGGATGAGAAGAGACTTGTGTTTTCAAtcattgaagagagagagagagagaaagcataTGTGGTCATCTCTTTGTAGGTCGCCAATAGttatcaagtgagttttgtGAGGTGATCTTCTCGCTTTTTGGTCATATCAATTGACCTTTCAGTGTGGATTACACATCAATCTACGATCAAGAAGATGCAAAGCAAAGAGCAAGAAAATGCGTGATGGAAAGATTAGTAGTCAATAGATTTTGCCTTTTAGCCTTGTTTGACGGTATTTGAAAATGAGAACACCTTACTTTGATGTCTAGCACCTGTGAGTATTGACTTTGGTCTTAAATGGTATCATAGAAATGGTATCATAGACGCCCTTGTGATGGAAGAGGCCAAGAAAcattggaaaattaaataagacaTGTCCAATTTATGTGAATTGAGTACATTTTAATCTTAGATCTTAGTAAGCTGCACATAAAATTCGCACAATGTGATGACTTTGATGTATTGAATACACCGAATAAGCTTCTCAATAACATGCATTGACTTCTACGGGTTGCGAGGTGGGGTAGTATCTTAAAATGACTAAAAGCTTACACTATGAGCGAAATTTGCCTTTGAAAACTtgtatctttttattttaagttgCGAAACCTTACTTGATGCTCCACAAGCGTTTATGaggccataattttttttatagatataaTAAAATGAGCATATAATATATGGTTAAATAGCAatatctcgaaaaaaaaaaataagcactCTATTTATTTCTTCATCCCAAATATGGATAgttgccaatttttttcaagGTGCTCCAAcctcataattaaataaattaattagcCAAAGAATTCTCATAATACCTTATTCTTTTGCAACCTCTAAATATCCGTAAGGTCAATCTATCCAGATTACATTCAAATAACATGGGAGTAACAATTGAATCTGCAACAATCACGAATGAGAGAGGAGAACCTATATATCTTGTGATAAGGATGACATAGTATAACCAACTAATTATTGTTATTCGGACTTGACAAATTTCATCTTACTTGATGTTACTTTTAATGGATTGGTTACACCACGTGGTATATTCGTCGCCTATAACATCTTATCGCAGGGAGAGTATATGCGATTGGACTAGTGGATGAAAGGATATATTTCCTTGGCAATACcaaattttaacattatttcCGTGGCCGAGAAAAAGGAACTTTCTTGGAGATAACCGGCGAGTGGCATTACGGTGGTTTTCCCTGCCCGGGGGGCCTTTACTCGTCAATCCGGTTTCATCGGCATCCCACGTCACGAGCCAGTTGCTGAGTCAGCAAGCCCCGACTCCTCCCCCCCATTACGGATTCCGATCCGTCGAACGCGCTGTCTGAAGCCACGTGGACGGTGCTGGGCCCCAACATCAACAACATCGCGGGAGAGGAGAGGAATCCTTTGACTTGGTCGTCGTCCCCTTCCCGATTCCCTACGACGCGACCGCACGACCATCTCTTGCAGCCTCCCCAcctgccctctctctctctctctctctctctctctctccatctgaCCAcgtcttttgactttttttaaggATGTCTGCCAGAGAAAACGCCGGCCTCCCGATCCCCCAAAcgggaaaatatatatatcacatTACCTGATATAGTTAAAGAAATTTGCGCCGTTGAATTTTACCATTTCTTTGCATGATGATTCAGTTTCTCGATggaacattttaatttttgcatCTAGTGCCAAGGACTCTAACGAGCAATATGGTAATCAAGTTGAGTCGCTTTCAATAGCTAAAACTCAATTAGATGATCACTCGAGATTGACTCGTTTACTATTAGGTGGAGCTAAAGCTCGAGTTATTCCATCAAGTCAAGCTCTAGCTCACTGCTATTAAGCTCGATAGACTTCCAAgctttaataaattttattatcatttcaaaagatatgttataatcaagaaaaaaagacccaaaaaaaaaaaaaaaaagtccttaaACATACATGCTATtcccacatatatatatatagacaagCAATGAAAATAGCCCATCTTATAAAGCTTGAGCTCAAATTTATATCTGACTCAAGCACAATTAGGTTGAGCTCGAGTGTTTtgaatttctattcaaatttgagCGCAAGTGGAGTTTCGAAATCTGAGCACATGAGGTGAGTTGAGCTCGAGCTTGATGCTAACTTGTGCAACATGACTCAACTTGATCAAATTTCAATTAGTAAGTAcagttttaattttatttttttatgatcatgAATATTCAGTAATTAAAGGCAGTGGCAACTTGAACACAGAAAAGCAAACAAGATACCTTTTAGGCatgcttgtttcttttcttaccAAAATTGTTAGTGCACAAAAAGATGtgtatattttctattttattacTCAACGATAGTTCCGGAAGTACTTGTTGATAAAATAATTTCGTCAATTCCACATGATAAAGGTCGCTAACAATGGTTGATAGTCTCATATCATACTATGATCAATGACATTTGATTGGCTTAGAGCTCCTATTGAATTGTATCcactttcataaaaaattactaatttaaaaaaaaaggttcaaattttttttgccaGCTTTATATATATCACTTCGTGGGCCCCACTAACCAACGACACAGATTGGCTCTGCagtatctcttctttttttcattcgaGGCCCCCCAAAAAAAGTTGATGTGAATTTGACATTTTCAAAAGGGACGGAAAAAATTATGTCTTTATTTCCTGCCAGAAGTTCAAAGTAAtcgaaaaatcaagaaaatatcTAACGAGACGTCTCACATGACGTTGTATGTCGTGAGTAAAAAATCACGTGCTCAACGACCCTAAATGGAAAATTCATCGAAAGTGTAAGATTTCAGGAAAATCAAATGTGAAACCGCTCCACGGGAAGCCGGCTATATtataagaaaaatcttttagataaataaaatagCTTGGCGCTATCATTTATCACTTTGCCCGTTATTAAAATAGAATTATGTTTGTCTGCCCCGCATAGTTTATGGTCTTTATACtatagttgaaaaaaaaattctccctAAAGTTCAAGGATTTTCCAAAAACACCCTAGTTGACcaagaaataaagatatataaaagaaaagggttaatatcacaaaaatccaaaactataTCTGTTGTAATAGAAATATCCAAACTTTTTAAGTGATTAAAACCTTAAACTTGCCTATTATGACATAAATACCTTAAGTTATAGAAAACGCTAAACTTATGTTAGTGTgacaaatatattataaatagaaataaaatagagGGTATATATGTCACACATGTATAAGTTAGGGTTCTTTTGTGACTAaaaaaagttgagtttttatgTCACAGTGgacaaatttagggtttttagtgacACAAAAAACGTTTAGGGTATTTGTGTCAAAATAAGTATAGCTTgggtcttttttcttttttttttcatttgtcttgagaaaaggtaaaattgcctaaaaagtcctaaatttattacatgagGACGGTctattcctaaatttttttaatttgaccaatttaattttaaatttgtttatgaatttcTATTGTAGTCCTTTTGGCCAATCCTAACAAAATTGATCAAGagaactacattgacaaatGGTCAAATGATTGAAGATTGGATTTagccaaaattaaaaaaaaaaagtttagaattgaattaacataccgcacaataaatttaagattatttttgagtgattatccttaaaaaattcCCGATGGAACCCGGATAAGATGGAGGCAGAAACACACGTCGTGGCCGAGAGAAGTCAAGAGCCTCGAATGGCCTAGAGGATGACGAAAGGACACTGCTCGCGGGTGACCTGTGAGGCTGTGATCTGTACGAGAGGACgagggaggaagaaagaagagctcGAGAACGGCCGGCCTGCATCCAAGGCACGTTCGGAGGGTGGAGATGGGATTTGCAAGAGTTCGGatcatcgtcgtcatcatcagcatcatcatcCCATCTGCGCATCGCGCTGATTCGGAGCGTTGATCGTGGCGTGAAATCAGAATAAGCACAGGCCACAAAAGGTCATTGAAAATAGTCAAATCGCTCCCCGACtttagtgagagagagagagaaagagagatccTTAGTTACAAAGAAAGCAATTGACTGGGGTCGGTATCATCACATCACCCCTTTTTGCGGTTTCTTGCTTTGGCCACCGGAACCCCGGAGATACCTTCCTCATCATGGATAAGCTACATGATATGAtggtttcaattttctttcataATTTCATTGTTGCCTTTTCCCGTGTAGGAATGAGGAATGAATCGTCCTATGATTTATCTGATGAAATGATACTTCATTCGACAACATGAAATATgtccaaaagagagagaacgaaaGCTGATTGGTGTGTTCGCATGGTCCTCGAAGGCAGATGGATGATCGACAA
This region includes:
- the LOC104441720 gene encoding LOW QUALITY PROTEIN: uncharacterized protein LOC104441720 (The sequence of the model RefSeq protein was modified relative to this genomic sequence to represent the inferred CDS: deleted 2 bases in 1 codon), whose translation is MPATEYQGSFLGRISIRRNQVVSMDGHHEQELEDLDLFQRNIAERFSELLPSPQPPPDGGGDGGDPSAPASADAPFLSLAWLRKLLDVFLCCEAEFKAFLIMGRERDPSVVAKPPLDRLLPELLDRSVKALDVCNAVMHGVDAVRHCQKLSEIAVAALEQQPIGEGQARRAKKALGSMMAVLAAEDKESSGHKSTERTWSFGRRGSSAGSNKDRSAAVQFRTLSWGVSKNWSASKQIQAMSSNLVVPRGAESSGLALPVYIMGAITVLVMSALVAAIPCQERTGLAMHLQVPKQFAWAQPMTALQEKIGEEWKRKEKRGTAGLMEEVQRMERLGQVLAEFADSFQFPCEGERADEAAVRAAELAETCRRMEEGLVPLQMQIREVFHRIVRSRSEVLDVLDQAGKLSAPTM